From a single Sediminibacterium sp. KACHI17 genomic region:
- a CDS encoding MerR family transcriptional regulator — protein sequence MDAFTIKDLENLTGIKAHTIRIWEQRYGFLNPQRTQTNIRYYSNNELKTVLNIALLNKYGYKISHIDRMSPVEMKEKILSLTQAQAQQERIVNDLIHCMVDLRMEDFETVLDNHIMAKGVERTITQIIFPFLERIGILWLTNHVNPAQEHLVTNIIRQKLIIGIEGVSSHVSLNKTTLLFLPEGEHHELGLLFMYFLLKSRGVKVYYLGANVPLKDVEYVVNLKKPDFLYSHLTSVAHNFNFEKFLINAHNRMPDIPIIVSGLLTQTYKKRVPSNISFKKSLSEVMEYVATFS from the coding sequence ATGGACGCTTTTACCATCAAAGATTTGGAGAACCTGACCGGTATCAAAGCCCACACGATCAGGATTTGGGAGCAGCGTTATGGATTCTTGAACCCACAACGTACGCAAACCAATATTCGTTATTACAGCAATAACGAGTTGAAGACAGTATTGAATATTGCCTTACTGAATAAGTATGGGTACAAGATCTCCCATATTGATCGAATGTCGCCGGTAGAAATGAAAGAAAAAATTCTTTCATTGACCCAAGCACAAGCGCAGCAAGAACGTATTGTGAATGATCTGATTCACTGCATGGTTGATCTCAGAATGGAAGACTTTGAAACCGTGTTGGATAATCATATCATGGCTAAAGGGGTAGAGAGAACGATCACTCAGATCATTTTTCCTTTCTTAGAACGGATCGGTATTCTCTGGCTTACCAATCATGTGAATCCTGCTCAAGAGCATTTGGTGACTAATATCATTAGACAAAAGTTGATCATTGGTATTGAAGGGGTAAGCAGTCATGTTTCTCTCAATAAAACAACTTTGTTATTCCTGCCAGAAGGTGAACACCATGAGTTGGGATTATTGTTCATGTACTTCTTACTAAAGAGCAGGGGTGTGAAAGTGTATTATTTGGGTGCGAATGTTCCTTTGAAGGATGTGGAATATGTAGTGAATTTAAAGAAACCTGATTTTCTGTACTCACACCTCACTTCTGTGGCACATAATTTCAATTTTGAGAAGTTTTTGATCAATGCTCATAACCGCATGCCTGACATACCTATCATTGTTTCAGGTTTGCTGACGCAGACTTATAAGAAACGTGTTCCCTCCAATATCAGTTTCAAGAAATCATTGTCTGAAGTGATGGAATATGTAGCAACTTTTTCCTGA
- a CDS encoding RNA polymerase sigma factor: protein MSTLEFNQMLLNNTEFLKPFAITLTRDTEAAKDLVQETMYRALANKDKYNVGTNIKAWLYTIMRNIFINNYRRKAKQSTIFDSTPNEFLLNLNQGAVANDAVAKINLKEVQEAIHNLPEIFRNPFLLYFDGFKYHEIADMLGEPLGTIKSRIHFARKLLKNQLQRY, encoded by the coding sequence ATGTCTACATTGGAATTTAATCAGATGCTGTTGAACAATACGGAGTTCTTAAAGCCTTTTGCTATCACACTTACCCGTGATACGGAAGCTGCAAAAGACCTGGTACAAGAGACCATGTACAGAGCGCTTGCGAATAAGGATAAATACAATGTAGGTACCAACATCAAAGCATGGTTGTATACGATCATGCGCAATATTTTCATCAATAACTATCGCCGGAAGGCTAAACAGTCTACCATTTTCGACAGCACTCCCAATGAGTTTTTGCTGAATTTGAATCAAGGTGCGGTAGCCAATGATGCGGTAGCGAAGATCAATCTCAAAGAAGTGCAGGAGGCGATCCACAACCTTCCCGAAATTTTCCGCAATCCTTTTTTATTGTATTTCGACGGATTCAAATACCATGAAATAGCGGATATGCTGGGAGAGCCTTTAGGAACCATCAAAAGTCGTATCCACTTTGCACGAAAGCTGCTCAAAAACCAATTACAGCGGTATTAA
- the crtI gene encoding phytoene desaturase family protein: MSKSVIIIGSGFAGLSAASFMAKAGWKVTVLEKHTTPGGRARQFSEAGFTFDMGPSWYWMPDVFERYFNQFGKKVSDYYHLKRLDPSYRVYWPDGPVDIPADYEALRKLFDEIEPGSAVQLDKFLKEAAYKYEVGIQKLVYKPGQSLTEFLDWELITGVFRLDVFNSIKSHVAKHFSNPKLKELMEFPVLFLGALPEDTPALYSLMNYADIKGGTWYPDGGMFQIVKAMYDLAVELGVEFRFEEEVTTISIQKNAVKEVVTKKGHYTADVVIGGADYHHIETGLLPEEFQTYSKQYWDKRVMAPSCLLYYVGLNKRLNDIHHHTLFFDTSFEVHGKEIYTTREWPSDPLFYMSATSVTDPTVAPEGCENLFLLIPVATGLSDDTEERREAYFDKVIDRLEKQLGQSVREAIIYKKSFAHSDFVSEYNAFRGNAYGLANTLRQTAVLKPGCRSKKVKNLFYTGQLTVPGPGVPPSLISGEVVAGEVIKAFG, encoded by the coding sequence GTGAGCAAGTCTGTCATTATTATCGGAAGCGGTTTCGCCGGTCTTTCTGCTGCCTCTTTCATGGCAAAAGCAGGATGGAAAGTTACCGTTTTGGAAAAACATACCACACCCGGAGGTCGTGCCCGTCAATTCTCTGAAGCTGGTTTTACCTTTGATATGGGTCCAAGCTGGTATTGGATGCCCGATGTATTTGAACGTTATTTCAATCAGTTCGGGAAAAAAGTATCTGATTACTATCATCTCAAAAGACTTGATCCGTCGTATCGTGTTTACTGGCCTGATGGTCCGGTAGATATTCCTGCCGATTATGAAGCACTTAGAAAATTATTCGACGAGATTGAACCGGGTAGCGCTGTTCAGTTGGATAAATTTTTAAAAGAGGCAGCGTATAAATATGAAGTGGGCATTCAAAAGTTGGTATACAAACCCGGACAATCACTCACCGAATTTCTTGATTGGGAATTGATCACCGGTGTGTTCAGATTGGATGTTTTCAATTCTATCAAATCACATGTTGCCAAACACTTCTCAAATCCGAAACTCAAGGAGTTGATGGAGTTCCCGGTACTGTTTTTAGGTGCTTTACCGGAAGATACACCCGCTTTGTATAGTCTTATGAATTATGCCGATATAAAAGGAGGTACTTGGTATCCCGATGGCGGTATGTTTCAAATTGTAAAAGCAATGTATGACCTGGCGGTAGAATTGGGCGTTGAATTTCGCTTTGAAGAAGAAGTGACTACGATCTCGATCCAAAAAAATGCGGTAAAAGAAGTTGTGACCAAAAAAGGTCATTACACTGCTGATGTAGTCATTGGAGGTGCCGATTACCATCACATTGAAACAGGATTACTACCGGAAGAATTTCAAACTTATTCCAAACAATATTGGGATAAACGTGTGATGGCACCTAGTTGTCTGTTGTATTATGTAGGGCTGAACAAACGCCTGAATGATATCCACCACCATACCCTTTTCTTTGATACCTCTTTTGAAGTGCATGGCAAAGAAATTTATACTACGCGTGAGTGGCCTTCAGATCCACTGTTTTATATGAGTGCTACTTCTGTCACCGATCCTACGGTGGCACCAGAGGGTTGTGAAAATCTATTTCTGCTGATACCTGTGGCTACCGGATTAAGTGACGATACTGAAGAAAGACGCGAAGCGTACTTCGATAAAGTGATCGACAGGCTGGAAAAACAGCTTGGACAATCAGTCAGAGAGGCCATCATTTATAAAAAATCCTTTGCCCACAGCGATTTCGTATCTGAATACAATGCCTTTCGTGGAAATGCCTATGGTTTAGCGAACACTTTACGCCAAACTGCTGTTTTAAAACCAGGCTGTAGGAGCAAGAAAGTGAAGAATCTGTTCTATACCGGCCAACTGACCGTACCAGGGCCCGGGGTACCCCCCAGCCTGATCAGCGGAGAAGTTGTGGCGGGAGAAGTAATAAAAGCATTTGGATAA
- a CDS encoding phytoene/squalene synthase family protein, which translates to MINLFHEVSQECSRITTEKYSTSFSSAIRLLHKDLRTPIFNIYGFVRFADEIVDTFHDFDKAVLLQEFKQATYDAIEKGISMNPILHSFQITVNQFGIDKELIDAFLYSMELDLDQRKYDRAGYEQYIYGSAEVVGLMCLFVFCEGDKKMYEQLKPYARSLGAAFQKVNFLRDLKADYEGLERVYFPGCDFRNFTSADKAAIEADIQKDFDHAYEGILLLPMKARFGVYVAYKYYLSLFKKIKKVRPQKIMEERIRIPDYGKVFILAKAGIRSQLNLL; encoded by the coding sequence ATGATCAATCTGTTTCATGAAGTAAGTCAGGAGTGCAGCAGGATCACGACAGAAAAATACAGTACTAGTTTTTCTTCGGCCATAAGGTTGTTGCATAAAGACCTGCGTACACCCATCTTTAATATTTATGGTTTTGTTCGCTTTGCGGATGAGATCGTTGATACATTTCATGATTTTGATAAGGCAGTATTACTGCAAGAATTCAAACAAGCAACTTATGATGCCATTGAGAAAGGCATCAGCATGAATCCTATTCTCCATAGCTTTCAGATCACCGTGAACCAATTTGGTATCGACAAAGAACTGATCGATGCGTTTTTGTATAGCATGGAATTAGACCTCGATCAACGCAAGTATGATCGTGCAGGATATGAGCAATACATATATGGCAGTGCAGAAGTAGTTGGTTTGATGTGTTTGTTTGTATTCTGTGAAGGGGATAAAAAAATGTACGAGCAACTCAAACCTTATGCAAGGAGCCTGGGTGCGGCTTTTCAGAAAGTCAATTTTCTGCGCGACCTGAAAGCTGATTACGAAGGACTAGAGCGTGTTTATTTTCCGGGTTGTGATTTCAGAAATTTTACTTCAGCAGATAAAGCTGCTATTGAGGCGGATATTCAGAAAGATTTTGATCATGCTTATGAAGGAATCTTGCTGCTTCCAATGAAAGCGCGCTTCGGAGTCTATGTAGCGTATAAATATTATCTCTCACTCTTCAAAAAGATCAAAAAAGTTCGGCCGCAAAAGATCATGGAAGAGCGTATCAGAATACCCGATTATGGTAAAGTATTCATTTTGGCAAAAGCCGGTATCCGTAGTCAGTTGAATTTACTATAG
- the idi gene encoding isopentenyl-diphosphate Delta-isomerase, translating into MEQVILVNEQDVELGVMEKMEAHEKALLHRAFSVFIFNDRHELLLQQRAVTKYHSGGLWTNTCCSHPRPGETVADAALRRLKEEMGFETVLSKAFDFTYKAPFSNGLTEYEFDHVFTGSYNGVIEPNADEVESYAYYSLAVIDEMLQKDPDNFTVWFHIAFPKVREWYLKQQNI; encoded by the coding sequence ATGGAACAGGTGATACTTGTTAACGAGCAGGATGTTGAACTGGGCGTCATGGAAAAAATGGAGGCACATGAAAAGGCTTTGCTACATCGTGCTTTCAGTGTATTCATCTTCAATGATCGCCATGAATTACTACTGCAGCAGAGAGCGGTTACCAAGTATCACAGTGGTGGACTCTGGACCAATACCTGTTGTAGTCACCCTCGTCCCGGCGAAACCGTAGCTGATGCCGCACTTCGCAGACTTAAAGAGGAGATGGGGTTTGAAACCGTATTATCCAAAGCATTTGATTTTACTTATAAGGCCCCATTCAGTAATGGATTAACAGAATATGAATTTGATCATGTATTTACAGGGAGCTACAATGGGGTGATTGAACCGAATGCGGATGAAGTTGAAAGCTATGCGTATTATTCTTTAGCGGTCATAGATGAAATGCTCCAAAAAGATCCCGATAATTTTACTGTCTGGTTTCATATTGCATTTCCAAAAGTGCGTGAATGGTATTTGAAACAACAAAACATTTGA
- the crtD gene encoding 1-hydroxycarotenoid 3,4-desaturase CrtD, whose amino-acid sequence MQSSPRAIIIGSGVAGMAAAIRLAVQGYDVQVYEQSGQPGGKLGYFETKGYHFDTGPSLFTQPANIEELFELAGEPIAAYFQYRKMDHSCHYFYEDGTIIRAAADIDVFAAELQQKTGEPAHHLKTYLHTSGKLYDGVANIFLNHSLHKRKTLIKANIGKAIKTVRLSHLMKSMHQVNQKIFRSEKVVQLFNRYATYNGSNPYQAPGMLSLIPHLEHNEGTFYPEGGMISITNALYRLAIKKGVVFHFNQPVERIIRHNQKAIGVVVAGKNITADIIVSNVDVYFTYLRLLNDPNKAKKILKQERSSSALIFYWGINQSFSQLGLHNIFFSNNYQREFDHLFRLKKAYDDPTVYINITSKCEPGKQAPDGKENWFVMVNAPANVGQDWPALKNQYRKAIIDKLNRMLQTNVEALIETEDVLDPVLIETKTGSYQGSLYGTSSNSKMAAFLRHPNFSGQLEGLYFVGGSVHPGGGIPLCLKSAKIMSDIVQDDTRKRRKH is encoded by the coding sequence ATGCAATCATCTCCAAGAGCCATTATCATTGGATCTGGCGTAGCAGGAATGGCAGCAGCGATCAGATTGGCTGTTCAGGGGTATGATGTACAGGTATATGAACAATCTGGTCAGCCCGGTGGTAAGTTGGGATACTTCGAAACAAAAGGCTATCATTTTGATACAGGCCCCAGTTTATTTACACAGCCTGCTAACATAGAAGAGTTATTTGAACTGGCTGGAGAACCCATTGCAGCATATTTTCAATACAGAAAAATGGATCATTCATGTCATTATTTCTATGAAGATGGCACCATAATCCGTGCAGCAGCGGATATAGATGTTTTTGCTGCTGAGCTGCAACAAAAGACAGGAGAGCCTGCTCATCATTTAAAAACATACTTACATACTTCTGGTAAATTGTATGATGGGGTGGCCAATATTTTTCTGAATCATTCGCTTCACAAGCGAAAGACTTTGATCAAAGCAAATATTGGAAAAGCAATCAAGACCGTTCGTTTGTCGCATCTCATGAAAAGTATGCACCAGGTCAATCAAAAAATATTCCGGAGTGAGAAAGTAGTACAGCTATTCAATCGCTATGCTACGTATAATGGCAGTAACCCTTATCAAGCGCCGGGCATGCTGAGTTTGATTCCGCATCTGGAACACAATGAAGGTACTTTCTATCCTGAAGGCGGCATGATCAGTATCACCAATGCATTATATCGATTGGCAATCAAGAAAGGGGTGGTTTTTCATTTCAATCAGCCGGTAGAGAGGATCATCAGACATAATCAAAAAGCTATTGGTGTAGTTGTTGCGGGTAAAAATATCACGGCTGATATTATCGTAAGTAATGTAGATGTCTATTTTACTTACTTACGATTGTTGAATGATCCCAACAAAGCCAAAAAAATATTAAAACAGGAAAGAAGCAGCAGTGCACTGATTTTTTACTGGGGTATCAATCAATCATTTTCGCAATTAGGATTGCACAATATCTTTTTCAGCAATAATTACCAACGGGAATTCGATCATTTGTTTCGATTGAAGAAAGCATATGATGATCCAACTGTATACATCAATATCACTTCCAAATGTGAACCGGGTAAACAAGCTCCGGATGGGAAAGAGAATTGGTTTGTGATGGTGAATGCACCTGCAAATGTTGGTCAGGATTGGCCTGCTTTAAAAAATCAATATCGTAAAGCCATTATTGACAAGCTAAATCGCATGTTGCAAACAAATGTTGAAGCTCTCATTGAAACGGAAGATGTCCTTGATCCCGTCCTGATCGAAACAAAAACAGGATCTTATCAAGGATCCTTATATGGCACCAGTTCTAATTCAAAAATGGCGGCTTTCCTAAGACATCCAAATTTTTCAGGACAGCTGGAAGGATTGTACTTTGTTGGTGGAAGTGTACATCCTGGCGGTGGTATACCTTTGTGTTTGAAAAGTGCAAAGATCATGAGCGATATTGTACAGGACGATACACGTAAACGAAGAAAACATTGA
- a CDS encoding carotenoid biosynthesis protein — translation MSKYKLTISAFLAILFHVSGLVGMLYTDHKDWFIANTPLNLILMAALLIWNQSKPNKAFLLFLLAAFLTGMGSEMIGVNTGKLFGCYQYGQVLGPHFNGVPWLIGVNWFVMVYCSGIIMQKAIDWMSLRYEESGGRLSKHIITISLVVDGALLTVLFDWVMEPVAVKLGFWQWEGGVIPFFNYLCWFLISAALLVLFRYLRFEKTNHFAVHLFIIQLLFFLTLRWHL, via the coding sequence TTGAGTAAGTATAAACTGACCATATCAGCTTTTTTAGCCATTCTCTTCCATGTAAGTGGATTGGTTGGTATGTTGTACACTGATCACAAGGATTGGTTTATAGCGAATACGCCACTGAATCTCATCTTGATGGCAGCACTGCTGATCTGGAATCAATCTAAACCCAATAAAGCCTTCTTACTTTTTTTACTCGCTGCATTTTTAACTGGCATGGGTTCTGAAATGATCGGAGTGAATACCGGGAAACTTTTTGGTTGTTATCAATACGGACAAGTCCTGGGGCCTCATTTTAATGGTGTTCCTTGGTTGATCGGTGTTAACTGGTTCGTGATGGTATATTGTTCAGGTATTATCATGCAAAAAGCGATAGACTGGATGAGCTTGAGATACGAAGAGTCGGGTGGAAGATTATCCAAGCACATCATCACCATCTCACTAGTAGTAGACGGGGCATTGTTGACCGTATTGTTCGATTGGGTGATGGAGCCTGTAGCAGTGAAACTCGGTTTTTGGCAATGGGAGGGAGGAGTGATCCCGTTCTTTAATTATCTGTGCTGGTTTCTGATCAGTGCTGCATTACTCGTGCTTTTCCGTTATCTCCGTTTCGAAAAGACCAACCATTTTGCGGTACATTTGTTTATTATACAGCTACTGTTTTTCTTAACACTCAGATGGCATTTGTAA
- a CDS encoding beta-carotene hydroxylase, with translation MIYILITLATFCVMEGITWLTHRYIMHGFLWYLHEDHHQKGPGFFEKNDAFFIIFAIPSWLCIMLGSMNEVYWVVSIGAGIAMYGFAYFLVHEIIIHQRIKLFTRSNNRYIRAIRWAHKMHHKHLDKHEGESFGMLIVAKKYWDKVRKDEMMQKR, from the coding sequence ATGATATATATATTGATCACACTCGCTACTTTTTGTGTCATGGAAGGCATTACCTGGCTTACCCATCGGTATATTATGCATGGTTTTTTATGGTATCTGCATGAAGACCATCATCAAAAAGGTCCCGGTTTTTTTGAGAAGAATGATGCTTTCTTCATCATTTTTGCAATACCCAGTTGGTTGTGTATCATGTTGGGAAGTATGAATGAAGTGTATTGGGTAGTGAGTATAGGAGCAGGTATTGCCATGTATGGGTTTGCTTATTTTCTGGTGCACGAGATCATCATTCACCAAAGAATCAAATTATTCACCAGAAGTAATAACAGATATATACGTGCTATACGATGGGCACATAAAATGCATCACAAGCATTTGGATAAACATGAAGGTGAAAGTTTTGGTATGCTTATCGTTGCCAAAAAATATTGGGATAAAGTACGGAAAGATGAAATGATGCAAAAGCGATAA
- a CDS encoding lycopene cyclase family protein, which produces MSGSGLAGMSLLMRMMEEPFFDDKQILVVDKAPKQQNDRTWCFWEREQGLFEPIVHHQWQLLDFFSKDFCTTLQIDPYCYKMIRGIDFYQTVQRKAITKSNVHFHYEEVKSIGNENGKAVLTLPSGKISADYIFNSILFHEPKIAAHEYMLLQHFKGWVIETSTPVFDSGKATFMDFRVSQEEGTTFMYVLPVAANKALVEYTLFTEKLLPQEKYEEALVQYLSQYLGIDSFTIEHEEFGIIPMTNHTFPSVDGRVIYIGIAGGQAKGSSGYAFQFIQKRTEAIVNSLKNNHSLHTDRSFGVKKFRLYDSVLLHVLHYKKLNGDKIFADIFRKNPPQRVLRFLDNETSLWDDLHIMNSVPTSIFLKAAIQEIFR; this is translated from the coding sequence ATCTCCGGTTCAGGGCTTGCGGGCATGAGTTTACTCATGCGCATGATGGAAGAACCGTTTTTTGACGATAAACAAATTCTTGTTGTAGATAAAGCTCCCAAGCAGCAGAATGACAGAACCTGGTGTTTTTGGGAAAGGGAACAAGGTCTCTTCGAGCCGATCGTGCATCATCAGTGGCAGTTATTGGATTTTTTCTCGAAAGATTTTTGTACTACCCTACAAATCGATCCTTATTGTTATAAAATGATCCGTGGGATTGATTTTTATCAGACCGTACAACGAAAAGCGATCACAAAAAGCAATGTTCATTTTCATTATGAAGAAGTGAAGAGTATCGGAAATGAAAATGGTAAAGCTGTATTGACATTGCCTTCCGGCAAGATCAGCGCTGATTATATATTCAATAGCATTTTGTTTCATGAACCTAAAATAGCAGCTCATGAATACATGCTACTGCAACATTTTAAGGGTTGGGTCATTGAAACATCAACACCTGTATTCGATTCGGGTAAAGCGACTTTCATGGATTTCAGAGTGTCTCAAGAAGAAGGCACAACATTCATGTATGTATTACCTGTAGCGGCGAATAAAGCGTTGGTGGAATATACTTTGTTTACAGAAAAACTACTGCCGCAAGAAAAATATGAAGAAGCACTCGTTCAATATCTCTCTCAATATCTTGGCATAGATTCATTTACCATTGAACACGAAGAGTTTGGAATTATTCCCATGACCAATCATACTTTTCCGTCTGTTGATGGCAGGGTGATTTATATCGGTATCGCAGGTGGACAAGCTAAAGGAAGTAGTGGGTATGCTTTTCAGTTTATTCAGAAGAGAACCGAAGCAATTGTGAACAGTTTAAAAAATAATCATTCCTTGCATACTGACCGAAGCTTTGGTGTAAAAAAGTTTCGATTGTATGATAGTGTTCTGCTACATGTATTACACTATAAGAAACTTAATGGGGACAAGATATTTGCAGATATCTTCAGAAAAAATCCTCCGCAAAGGGTACTGCGTTTTTTAGACAATGAAACAAGCTTATGGGATGATCTTCATATCATGAATAGTGTACCAACAAGTATCTTTCTTAAAGCTGCCATACAAGAGATATTCAGGTAG
- a CDS encoding LytTR family DNA-binding domain-containing protein, translating into MELKFHQKISSRYLAILFVLGGFLFTLVKDFSQTVFTDSAYYFSESFLFSSFWWWFIPFCILQNKLLEKEPLSFKYQLLLYLFFIGMHLFVSALFIDLISAIFYEQRFVFWKGIGFSISENGYSLLLLYGLPFFFKLLRSQQVAAGSSVSVGEVQPHITLYSPSLIVQEGNQKILIAKQEIRYIQSSPPYVVIQTNARKHLYKTTLGKIQEELPTNQFLRIHKSTIVNVQEIASFRSRQNGDYDVTLKDQTLLRLSRNYAADFKRVMGNSTQDTL; encoded by the coding sequence ATGGAACTTAAGTTTCATCAAAAAATTTCATCCCGCTATTTAGCCATCTTATTTGTCTTGGGTGGATTTCTTTTTACGCTTGTAAAAGATTTTAGTCAAACAGTTTTTACTGACTCTGCCTACTATTTCTCTGAATCTTTTTTATTCAGTAGTTTCTGGTGGTGGTTTATTCCTTTTTGTATCCTTCAAAATAAACTATTAGAGAAAGAGCCATTAAGTTTTAAATACCAGTTACTACTCTACCTTTTCTTTATTGGCATGCATTTATTTGTAAGTGCATTATTCATTGATCTCATCTCAGCCATTTTTTATGAACAAAGGTTTGTCTTCTGGAAAGGGATAGGATTTAGTATTTCAGAAAATGGATATTCCTTATTACTGCTATATGGACTTCCATTCTTTTTCAAATTATTGAGATCTCAACAAGTTGCTGCCGGATCATCAGTATCTGTTGGAGAAGTGCAACCTCATATAACTTTATACAGCCCATCCCTTATTGTACAAGAAGGAAATCAAAAAATTTTGATTGCAAAACAAGAGATACGGTATATTCAGTCAAGCCCCCCTTATGTGGTAATACAAACTAACGCTAGAAAACACTTATATAAAACTACACTTGGAAAGATACAAGAGGAATTACCAACCAATCAGTTCTTACGCATCCATAAATCCACCATTGTCAATGTACAAGAGATCGCTTCTTTTCGGTCGCGACAAAATGGCGATTACGATGTGACATTGAAAGACCAGACGCTTCTTCGCCTCAGCAGAAATTATGCGGCTGATTTCAAACGGGTTATGGGTAATAGTACTCAGGATACGCTATGA
- a CDS encoding Dabb family protein produces the protein MRKIISCLVVFVCISMTAQSQNIKKELRHVVLFGWTAKADTVAIEKIIRAFKELPNQIKTIKRFEWGENNSPEKLNNGLTHCFLLTFSSEKDRDDYLIHPAHTAFTKLLPGLLEKVTVVDYWVQ, from the coding sequence ATGCGAAAAATTATCAGCTGTCTTGTAGTATTTGTTTGCATTTCAATGACTGCGCAATCTCAAAATATCAAAAAGGAACTACGTCATGTAGTCTTATTTGGCTGGACCGCTAAAGCAGACACTGTTGCAATTGAAAAAATAATACGTGCATTCAAAGAGTTACCCAATCAAATTAAGACGATCAAGAGATTTGAATGGGGTGAGAACAATAGCCCTGAGAAATTGAATAATGGACTCACCCATTGTTTCCTACTCACTTTCTCGAGTGAAAAAGATCGTGATGACTATTTAATACATCCCGCTCATACAGCTTTCACCAAACTATTACCCGGGCTGCTTGAAAAAGTAACAGTAGTAGATTATTGGGTACAGTAA
- a CDS encoding TM2 domain-containing protein, with the protein MKPNLYNLIPALEGEELVYLQNLTADLSEERLQNFIAVYNGKRRKTDQILLGCILGFVLVAGVQRFMVRQNGMGLLYLFTGGLCFIGTIVDTINHKQLTFEYNSQMARESLAMVHAMF; encoded by the coding sequence ATGAAACCCAACCTGTACAATCTGATCCCCGCTCTTGAAGGCGAAGAGCTGGTGTATTTACAAAACCTCACTGCTGATCTATCAGAAGAAAGACTGCAGAATTTTATTGCGGTTTACAATGGTAAAAGAAGAAAGACCGATCAAATACTGCTAGGCTGTATTTTGGGTTTTGTATTAGTGGCCGGTGTACAAAGATTCATGGTGCGACAAAACGGTATGGGGTTATTATACCTGTTTACAGGCGGACTTTGTTTCATTGGCACGATCGTAGATACCATCAATCACAAACAACTCACATTTGAATACAATAGTCAAATGGCGAGAGAGAGTTTAGCGATGGTACATGCTATGTTTTAA
- a CDS encoding DUF2752 domain-containing protein yields MRYLRKHIELIFWVIALILLFFLPDIDRGTSLCPSQLLGWGKCPGCGIGHAIHDALHFRFRSSIHHHPLGIVAVIIIFIRIKQLIQPLPKQHETQPVQSDPRS; encoded by the coding sequence ATCCGATACTTACGTAAACATATTGAACTCATTTTCTGGGTAATAGCACTCATTCTATTATTCTTTTTACCAGACATTGATCGCGGTACATCACTATGTCCTTCTCAGTTATTGGGATGGGGTAAATGTCCGGGTTGTGGTATTGGGCATGCTATTCATGATGCCTTACATTTTCGTTTTCGCTCTTCCATTCATCATCATCCATTGGGAATTGTGGCAGTAATTATTATATTTATAAGGATAAAGCAACTTATACAACCTTTACCCAAACAACATGAAACCCAACCTGTACAATCTGATCCCCGCTCTTGA